The sequence CACTGTATTAGTTGAATCATTTTTTGTATGTAAACTTATCGTAAATATGGTGAATTTATTGAAAATCCAGTTCTATGTAATAAAATATTAACTTGAATATAATTCAAGTTAATATTTTATTATATTCAAGTAACTTTGATATTTATATATAGTTATTGTTTAAAGATATTTTTAATATTATTATGATATCAAGTGAAACTTGATTCAGGTGGGGTTTGATTCCCATCTGAATCTTAGTTGAACTTATCCAGGAGCGTGCAGCCTTTATCTCCAACTTAAAGAAGTTGGAGTGTTACGGATGCTAGCTATCGGATAAAAAATTAAACCAATATAAAAGGAGAAAATATTATGAATACTATTCCAAAAGAAGTTGATGAAGTATTAAAACAATATTTTAATCTTTTCGATGATAAATTTCCTAACCTACTTGAATCCTATCATATTTATGGCTCTGTTTCATTGGGAGCATTTAAATATGGAGCAAGTGATATTGATTTTGTAGCTATTCTAAAAAGAAAAATTAATGAAGATGATTTAAATGGATTGAAAGAAATTCATACAAATATAAAGAAGGTGTTCCCAAAAATAGATTTAATGGGATTCTATATAACCCAAGATAATCTTATGTCCAATATTAATAACGAAAAAACTTGTGCTTGCTTTATTGAAGGTGAATTCAAAGGTTTCATTGAGTTTGATAGAAATTCAATCGATGCATATCAATTACAAAGTTATGGTATAACAGTTAAAGGCAAAGAAATATCTACTTATAACATTACAATAGATTGGTACATCTTATTAAAAAATATGATAGACAACATCAATAGTTATTGGTTCAATCGTGTTAATAGCTACAAAAAGTTTCTATCAAGGCCATACTTAAATTCTATTTTTAGTTTGGAGGAAATTGAATGGGGAGTTTTAAGTGTTTCCCGTATTTATTATACTATTAATGAAAAAGATATAGTTTCCAAAATTGGTGCTGGAGAATATGCTCTAAGAACCCTTCCTGAAAGATGGCATAAAATTATTAATGAAGCTATGCGATTGCGTAAAGATGATAATAATTCTTGCTATAAGTCATTTATCAGTAGGCGAAAAGATGCCATTAATTATATGACATTTATAATTCAAGAAAGTAATAAACTATATAGCATAAGCCAATGATACCTTGAATATCATTGGCTTATGCTATTGTATGTTAGTTGTTTACATATTTATACAAAATTATGCTTTCATCCGTAATTTTATGGTATTATAAATATATAGTGGTAAATAAATGCACTTTATATAGAAATATATTTATAATTTAAAAGGATGGGTGTTTTAGATGATTAACTTAATTAAAGAAAAAGTACTTAATATGAGTGATAGAGCTGAAATCATTTCTGTAGAACAATTGCCTGAGATTATAACTGAAGTTAAAAATATTAAAGATACTGGGTGGCTGAATGGTTTTCAAAACTTTATAGTAGAAAATATATACGATTTCACTCTACCTGAAACAGACTTTAAAATTAATTCTATAATTATAGTGGCTGCTCCTAGTAAATTATTTAACTTAACTTTTATTAATAACGGGAAAAAAGTTTCTACATACCTTCCTCCTACCTATTATGATTATGATTCTGCTCATGAACGTGTTGAAAAATACTTAGGTGATTTATTAACTCCTCATGGATATCATATAAGCTTTGCCCCTAGACTTCCCCGTAAAATCTTAGCTTGTAAAAGTGGTTTAAGTAAATATGGCAGAAACAATATAACTTATGTTGATGGGATAGGAAGCTTTTATCAACTAGTAACTCTTTATTCAGATATCCCTTGTGATAAAAAGGACTTATTTGAGATTACTGAAATGAACACTTGTAAAACTTGCACTTTGTGTCTTCAAAATTGCCCGACTAAAGCAATTTTAAAAGATAGATATTTAATAAATAATGAGCGCTGTCTCACAGGTATCAACGAATGTGGCACTGATGATTTTCCAGAATGGATAGATAAATCAGCTCATAATGCTATATATGGTTGCGTAAAATGCCAAATTGTATGCCCACACAATAGAAATAATGTTATCAATTCAAAAGAC comes from Clostridium sp. TW13 and encodes:
- a CDS encoding DUF4111 domain-containing protein — its product is MNTIPKEVDEVLKQYFNLFDDKFPNLLESYHIYGSVSLGAFKYGASDIDFVAILKRKINEDDLNGLKEIHTNIKKVFPKIDLMGFYITQDNLMSNINNEKTCACFIEGEFKGFIEFDRNSIDAYQLQSYGITVKGKEISTYNITIDWYILLKNMIDNINSYWFNRVNSYKKFLSRPYLNSIFSLEEIEWGVLSVSRIYYTINEKDIVSKIGAGEYALRTLPERWHKIINEAMRLRKDDNNSCYKSFISRRKDAINYMTFIIQESNKLYSISQ
- a CDS encoding 4Fe-4S double cluster binding domain-containing protein produces the protein MINLIKEKVLNMSDRAEIISVEQLPEIITEVKNIKDTGWLNGFQNFIVENIYDFTLPETDFKINSIIIVAAPSKLFNLTFINNGKKVSTYLPPTYYDYDSAHERVEKYLGDLLTPHGYHISFAPRLPRKILACKSGLSKYGRNNITYVDGIGSFYQLVTLYSDIPCDKKDLFEITEMNTCKTCTLCLQNCPTKAILKDRYLINNERCLTGINECGTDDFPEWIDKSAHNAIYGCVKCQIVCPHNRNNVINSKDTVEFTEEETLSLLNSVPFDEFSEDLKEKIMELNMKNYLSAIPRNLKVLFEQNL